CGAGAAGGGAAGAGGATGTCCCACGTAGATTTTTTCCCGCGAAATCCCGTAGACTTAggccaccgtaaaattgataaaattgcggagaaagaaatcaacttggccgaaatatcggaagactggctactggCCGAACAGCGTCGCGACCCGCAAATTATAGAAACTACCCGCAAACTACGAAACGACGAGCTCGCGGAAGATATCGCGAATACCTATGAGTTGCGCTCAGGTATGCTCTATCGCAAAGTGCAGCGGAGGGGTAGAACCCTCTGCTTGCCCATCGTCCCGAGAGGctttagatggtccgttatcaaccatgtgcatcagtcgattatgcacttgggttgggataagacgctcgagaagctgtacgagtattactggttcgaaggaatggcgaagtatgttcgcaaattcgtagagaactgtcatgcCTGTAGAGTTCGAAGGCAAGCTCGGGTAAGATCCAGGCCGagctacatcctatacctaagaccagcataccttggcatacggtccacacgGACATAACGGGCAAGCTAAGCGGTAAAAAGGATTCCAAGGAATATGTCATTGTTTTAGTCGATGCTTTCACGAAGTTTGTACACTTACATCATACCCGTAAGATAGACTCCTTTAACACCATCGAAGCTCTcaagtccgctatatttttattcggcagtccctgccggataacaGCAGATCAGGGTAGATGTTTTACGGGCAGGGAATTTCAGGAGTTCTGTGAAAGCAAACAAATTAAAgtccacttgatagcgaccggtgctagtagagctaATGGGCAGGTGGAGCGTGTTATGAGTACGttggaaaatatgttcacggtagtagagacgaccggtcgatcatggcaagacgcgattggggagatacaattggccctgaattgcaccaccaaccgcgtgactaaagcgagcccactggaactactaatcggtaggacagcaagaccgtacgacttgttgctacctgatagcgttgaagaaagagaaatagatatctccgatgtaagacaacaggcgacaaaaaatatagcaatttttgccaaacacgacaaagaaagattcgataacaccaaagctaaagtggttaggtttaatgtcggtgatttcgtattgcgcaaaatcgaggaaagaaaccaaaccaagttaGATCCAAAGTTTAGCGGCCCATTgataatagcagagattttggaaggggatagatatactttaaagacattagatggcaaacgatcgtataaatacagtcatgatagattaagaaaaatgccgaatagttgcgttcctgctgagttggacgtctgtAGTGATGACAATGGCAGTGACAATGACGATATGACTACACCGATCTCAGAGGATCATTAACACTATGACTATGACATTTAACACAATGTTTccacacacaagcctagtgcgaccacacactagcattcgatatttccacacaagcctagtgcgaccacacactagcattcgatatttccacacaagcctagtgcgaatacacactagcattcggcattcccacataagcctagtgcgaccacacactagcattcgatatttccacacaagcctagtgcgaatacacactagcattcggcattcccacataagcctagtgataccatacacgcctattacatcaatgcactcgtgttcagtgtctccatacactgcactcgcattcagtgtctccatacacgcctattacatcaatgcacccgcacccagtgtctccacacacgcccagtgcggtaataggatccaacaaactgagactcatccgtgtacgaaatcgaaaatgatctgtcatgttattacggtctgaccggtaactcacaagatgcaactggcgctttgaataccaatcataatgctactgacttttgtgttttttcttccctactttatcattgaacatccaatcgaaatttttgttgttaacctgggcccttgacctatttggacagttagttaagccataaagaaaccagtacaatataatttagctaaactataaaggaacaaaataccagttatatcaagtttaatattaggaaaacccaatattttagatccacccgaggacgtgtgatagtcagaatggccgtgtcggagatgaaagaacaccggagcctcccctttggagcggtgggaggacccccttagcgctgtaatccagatttcatcatagccgcactaagaaactgttgtaattcgatccgactgtacttattcgaaatttatgatagtgagctcgggctcgaggtgacaaccggtcgccgaacgtagtcgcggtcaagggatgaacgttttatctaacagaggcatgaagtaactctatagctttccttaaaagaaatacttgggacggggcacgacggtaaacatttcaacgatttctgtcccgtggctcgccacacgcagactttgtccttcgggtaagacgattgccagatgccaacgcatcttcacagtatatgtttagctgggcgaggacccgctacgaatattaaatttcaattacacaaagtctctcaaatagacaaatggcctgtgccccgactacgggaagataagagaaatctatccttccacgaacgacgcttctcgctagcaactttccccaaggacagctaatatctttctctaaccaccaacatggaaattgaccaattaacagcaacgtcaatttccctcacccttcgagcgaagacttttctccgcgaatccgatgatctcgtgcccttaggcacacccatcatagttttcttcgacagcgtcaccgcgacggagagtcactctctagtgcgatctcatcagtaatcgacctgtctttcgtatacgaaataattgcccccgtgctctaacatatagtgtaacttagacgcaaacgaagggtaaagtccagtatccgttgaccgcggaaacgttgccggagccgagaccattgtcatagtgccgcgaatatcgaaaccttgcgattatctatcgacgctgtaaatctccctaatttgtgtcaataaactcaaccattgttacaccgcacctatggctaattccaacgaagattcaccgaacacccccacccccaatcctgacgtgcgtccgacagatataagtacagagcgcgtgagcgaactaaaaacgcgatatagggctaaagagagagaccgttccgtccttctctaatgcccgcgtacttgtaccggaaatatgtaacaacggtaaacgagcgccgtcagtgtccactagtgtgcatgcctgattaaacaaggacaggaaatgcctatatacagccttctctttctatttccatgtcgcatccatcttactatacagtagacaggactcgactattccatcattatattcgcaccctgcttatgtgtGAACCAACatcgccatgacaacaaatcgttcgtctcctgtttgatgctcagttttcaacggagttgaagggaaactttataagagaaaggaagtgacggattgtctcaaagtaataaacgaaaattctcgtaactatcgaaaaacgatagtcaatacaaggatatcattatcacatttaaaactatcacaatgaacggtgatttatcgctgcaaggtaccacaaataagatatcttataatttgcgaaaagaggtaaggaatattctagattttagactttggaacttccatgacagtcatgagtgtgttttgtcattgatttgccatattgcgtttttcacaattgttgttcattttttgtgatattttacactcgcacatagtatctatgattttttctttcgataattcttataattattgtcaataattaattatttataaccatttacgctgtatcatatatcattaagatttatctttgcacgtatcaagatggtagataacaaaattatgtgtaacaaattgattaaactcgcaatgtaacagaaaattgcatgaaaatctttatattattaataattattgttaataataaaaaaaataaatgtcgcattaggaggagagtcgtacttcggaacgtaatcggaacatattgtaccttatatgtgattatttgggacgcaatgggtgagtacattgcaatttagatatcttcttagttgcaattttttcgaataatatcggtgaccaatcgaaatagaaattagtgcggaaagaggggaaggaaccaaaatttgaaaatcgacatcggtaactcagtagttatagaataactcaatcgataacgtagattaactagttataaatgaaaatatatataaattcaaactttaaaaattggaaattaaaaagcagaaggcaaaatattatcgccgaggatttatataataataaatagacagtacattctttttgtctgtcttacctagaaataaaacagttaattgatgattatcgtatagtgtgtactcatagcataaaatttgttcaatgaattaaaaattatattttttagatatgtagacattagcgatgtattaatccgggaagctcgtctacctcggaaatatcgagtctgcgacaacgtcgatttggaaattattcttacagaatatgaaaattattacaagatgaaattccaaaaatatcctatattgtgcaagaaaataactgaaaaggaaataaagacgagggaaatgacaaatgcgaacaaagtgtaagaatttaaattatttaacactattcaacgttctcaacgtattcaacgtatcgattacaatatcattcaatcttcgaagaagtagtaaaacgtgtcaaatctgttagcaaagaaacgagaagtgagtctgtgaaagggaggaatgtacaacagaagatgacgggtgacgctacggatgatattaatctcgcaatgacagtgacaccaattttcgccaatgaaagcgatggagcttcatcagaagagctatttaacgtctcaatggaacaatccacgcaatcaaagatatcgcaACGGGCtcggaagctttatatagacaatccggaattgcggaagattgctgaagacatttcatgcgtaagttattttcgattaatatacgtattgtaaagctttttagaaataaaatacctatcgataaacaatccactgtatatcaatgacgcagggatttcagtaaagctttaaataacgaattacataacacttacggaaattaatacggagattatgcgccatttcatctttgtattgtcgcaggaaatcatactgacaaaattaaatgtatattgggacaacattgtaggcctagaggaatgtaaatctgctattaaggaggccattgtgtatccccttaagtaccctatcttttttaatggcccattttctccctggaaaggtattctgctatacggaccacctggtacaggtaagatactcgtatttctttcattcccgtacatgtttacaatcaattacgaaatagggaagacgatgttggcgaaggcagtcgcaacagaatgccaatgcaccttttttaacataacggccagctcattggtgagcaaatggagaggcgattccgagaagtatatccgtgtaagttgatttcctttgtctatgaagaagatattctaggtttaaaaagatttgtttttatttgtcgtcattcatatataaatagaatagttgtttggaaaacgaaatgatattacgttcgtgatgaaacaatgaatttaaggaattttgaatataatatttaataaataataaatacatttgttaaactgaacaggttttatttgaacttgcctataattattcgcctacaattatttttatcgacgagattgactggataggcacaaataaaggagtaaactgtacattgtctgaacctgcaaagagattcagatcagaacttctttctagattggatggattagtatctaacgaaaattctaatgtagttcttttggctgcaactaattgcccttggtatgtatatcacgctatttcaatgttttctaagtagaaaatatcttaatatcataattattcattatcttaatcttaattattgtgttgttcggaatattccttcgttattattaatataacagaacaataatatttattgtaaatatattattagggacattgatgcagctttacacagacgcctcgaaaagaaaatatacgtatcattaccaaatgaagttactcgactcgatatgttcaaattataccttagcaaccagttattagagaatatggatattgtaaaccacataataaaatctactgaaaaatattcttgcgcggatataaaattgctttgtaagcaagcatggctgctagaaataagtccaatgtgggaaaaacttgaaaaaaaagaaacatctgttacgactttgaaatatgaattaaagaattatgaaataatagcaaaattgttaaaaacaatgtcacctacagtcacggatgtggatagatataaagcgtggaataaatatgtatgccataagaacatattttaaaaaatataaatggttatcataatatatatcattaatataattatcgttcgaaaaattgttcgtgtgcgtgcatgtatgtgtgcgcacgcgctataaacaagtttgaaatgttcgttctacatatatgtatacgtggtatacgtattcccttataatatataatatgtgtaatctgagtggtaatatatccacgtattacatatgtgttagtgtattttatcgataatctgtcttttatttcctcttatcttattaacgcatgtatgggcgcgtatatgcgccgggcgaaagctatgggtgtagactcagaacacatatatgcgttttttgcaagtattccgcatggcctaaggacagatatacgcgtttgtcgatttttccgatcaagtagaagtaatactattacatttatgtgagataaatatgaatgtattccttagtaacggcagtaagcaaatgccaataatgtctcgttataattgtctacctgtttcgaggacagtcgcatctaattatcgagaagaaaatgtgttgtttgtgagaaaaataagagaatgcagaaaatgcgatgtcggattatgtatcgataattgtcttgaaatttttctcatacaactgaattattagccaaattctgttgtaaattctaaatgtttattgtaaatttcaatgtttaaaataaataatcaatactaaaaaataacgctcttgaattatttaatctcgtgcaaaagaattactataacttattacgctttgcgctttcaatagtcaatcaacagagttcagtctaacgaagaagttccctcctaagctaacgaactgtcctgtttttgcgtccaggctttcaggacataaattaaaatatcgcacataagcacagcgtaacagcggcttaaatttaagttacaataataatcttaaaaaaaaaaaaaagaaaaaaaatgtaataatgcatggctatgtcgtaccgtcgcgtatcggtacttttgcctgtaccaccctacaatcagaattcagcgtttattctggaagaaaatcatgtaaaaaaaaaatatgtaaaaaatctggaattaataaacaaagatttaaaaaaatcaacaattaaacaagggattgagatgaccaatcccgctcacgctgcgaacttcgaacgcggaagagtcgagccgtggccatgatgggtgattccaggaatcggtcgcgtatggcaggatctgccatgctttaccgatcccagccgcgccgatttccgtcaacaggcacagtaacggagatatttggaacagaagcagccgcatattcgtctatctgaaattaaagagatgatttcatgtagaagatacaaattcgttccctgatattgaaatgccgaacacgaggaaaatgagacatgcaaatgacaaagtcgatgatcaataggaagataacataaacaattgtagattgcaaggaaaattttgaaaaatgatacgtgttctaataatagaatataaataataaaaaggagaatgtaattgccattcttctatgtattttaatttatgagacgtaacttctgaatgacctgtaatgCCCGTTTCCGCGGCATTATGCGCCGAGTTCCGGAATACGCGTAGACCCGGTAGCGCGATTGTTCACTCGATTACATTTACCATAGCGAAATCGAACTAGAATTCGACTCGACACGCGTACGCGCGCAACCACTGAAAGTTCAACGCACCAGTACCGTCAGacgattcgaaacttgtgaatcatctgctaacgatacgtatccaccgtcaaaatttttcattgcaataatttttcataacgttgcaacgatcgctatattttcaatatacatgtatgatcgtaataaagagtgtttactcttcttagactgttatttgtacaacattatacggaaatgtatgttttacgtgatatggcttctctcgacgcgtggatccattgggaaaactgctatatttatggtaacttaatcgttacaataacatgagaacacgtaaaaccgactcaaagttgtaaaaacatgcttgatacaactcaagtgtattatatacgtttgaagcatcaccgcccattactacaccatcaacatcaatcatgttctacaccacggtcattcttctgcaaaaaacgataattaaaagagaaagagaaagaagaattactgcacaaacttcgacaaccatgggacttccgtatacatatacaacaatgagatcaccgtgaaattgtcttatcttgttcttttaatcgcgaaaaatctgtccgtaagttcgtggaccgtgtcgaacagaacgctatatacgaggtagaacgggtttttgtccgactgttgcacggttaagagcacg
The Bombus affinis isolate iyBomAffi1 chromosome 2, iyBomAffi1.2, whole genome shotgun sequence genome window above contains:
- the LOC126929026 gene encoding katanin p60 ATPase-containing subunit A-like 2 isoform X1 codes for the protein MKFQKYPILCKKITEKEIKTREMTNANKVKETRSESVKGRNVQQKMTGDATDDINLAMTVTPIFANESDGASSEELFNVSMEQSTQSKISQRARKLYIDNPELRKIAEDISCEIILTKLNVYWDNIVGLEECKSAIKEAIVYPLKYPIFFNGPFSPWKGILLYGPPGTGKTMLAKAVATECQCTFFNITASSLVSKWRGDSEKYIRVLFELAYNYSPTIIFIDEIDWIGTNKGVNCTLSEPAKRFRSELLSRLDGLVSNENSNVVLLAATNCPWDIDAALHRRLEKKIYVSLPNEVTRLDMFKLYLSNQLLENMDIVNHIIKSTEKYSCADIKLLCKQAWLLEISPMWEKLEKKETSVTTLKYELKNYEIIAKLLKTMSPTVTDVDRYKAWNKYVCHKNIF
- the LOC126929026 gene encoding katanin p60 ATPase-containing subunit A-like 2 isoform X2; translation: MTGDATDDINLAMTVTPIFANESDGASSEELFNVSMEQSTQSKISQRARKLYIDNPELRKIAEDISCEIILTKLNVYWDNIVGLEECKSAIKEAIVYPLKYPIFFNGPFSPWKGILLYGPPGTGKTMLAKAVATECQCTFFNITASSLVSKWRGDSEKYIRVLFELAYNYSPTIIFIDEIDWIGTNKGVNCTLSEPAKRFRSELLSRLDGLVSNENSNVVLLAATNCPWDIDAALHRRLEKKIYVSLPNEVTRLDMFKLYLSNQLLENMDIVNHIIKSTEKYSCADIKLLCKQAWLLEISPMWEKLEKKETSVTTLKYELKNYEIIAKLLKTMSPTVTDVDRYKAWNKYVCHKNIF